A region from the Alosa alosa isolate M-15738 ecotype Scorff River chromosome 7, AALO_Geno_1.1, whole genome shotgun sequence genome encodes:
- the LOC125297394 gene encoding butyrophilin subfamily 1 member A1-like has translation MTAMAHFLPTSLAAFFVIVLVHFCRECHAAVELRLAGQHLEVVDSQDVEDNSVNFRLVGSEQPVEVLVGHDVVLPCSVHPRVSAVDFNVDWMTHTYNEPTNKVHTYRNGRDENQNQIEAYRHRTALFRDELRNGNLSLKLSAARVMDTRSYFCITQSGSRHRYAVIPLTVRAKGSKPNITIEACEGDSCKLVCESIGWSPKPAVDWLDEKRIRLTTDAATSKWDPVGGTSVRRSIVVETNAAYICRVSYKDHVEQAEIHI, from the exons ATGACAGCAATGGCTCATTTTCTACCCACATCGTTGGCGGCCTTTTTCGTGATTGTGCTGGTCCACTTTTGCAGAGAGTGTCACGCAGCAG TGGAACTTCGTCTGGCGGGCCAACACCTGGAGGTCGTGGACAGTCAGGATGTGGAGGACAACTCTG TGAACTTCCGTCTGGTGGGCTCCGAGCAGCCCGTGGAGGTGTTGGTCGGCCATGACGTGGTGCTTCCGTGTTCCGTGCATCCCCGCGTCAGCGCCGTAGACTTCAACGTGGACTGGATGACCCACACCTACAACGAGCCCACCAACAAGGTCCACACCTACAGGAACGGCAGGGACGAGAACCAGAACCAGATCGAGGCCTACCGGCACCGGACCGCGCTGTTCCGGGACGAGCTGCGGAACGGCAACCTGTCCCTGAAGCTCAGCGCCGCACGTGTGATGGACACCAGGTCCTACTTCTGCATCACGCAGTCCGGGAGTAGACATCGCTACGCTGTTATTCCACTTACCGTGcgag CCAAAGGGTCCAAACCCAACATCACCATTGAGGCCTGTGAAGGTGACAGCTGCAAGTTGGTCTGCGAGTCGATTGGCTGGAGCCCCAAGCCTGCTGTTGACTGGCTGGATGAGAAGAGGATCAGGCTGACCACCGACGCGGCCACGTCCAAGTGGGACCCAGTGGGCGGGACCAGCGTGCGCCGGAGCATCGTCGTGGAGACCAACGCGGCCTACATCTGCAGGGTGTCTTACAAAGACCACGTGGAGCAGGCCGAGATTCACATCTGA
- the LOC125297380 gene encoding butyrophilin subfamily 1 member A1-like isoform X1, whose product MMTGLSHFCFSPLTYLWILFLCGGVACAPTGNFKLVGPGGPLVAVAGQDLVLPCSLSGRDAVDDAEQLSVVWYRLKGSTQTHIHSHGDGKDQNEDQDPAYRGRTALLLDEVAAGNVSLRLSAVRLSDAGRYQCTADAGDGNHDNVDVEVQVEAIGTTPAIFTDRRGKTQLSLRCVSSGWSPAPAVDWLDAKGRSLPAEPTETWLEPEGFRVERRLLVDKKWNDSSSYHCKVSHMGLVKETQKNVTDDEPAFNQKYIIPIVCSAVTALVVVITTSRRSGGLGERGARCVMRHFRGRAHSQKPWMNKEVCLLLKA is encoded by the exons ATGATGACAG GGTTGAGCCATTTCTGTTTTTCGCCGCTGACCTATCTCTGGATCCTGTTTCTCTGCGGGGGGGTGGCATGTGCACCCACAG GTAATTTCAAGCTAGTCGGCCCTGGCGGCCCCCTGGTGGCCGTAGCAGGACAAGACCTGGTCCTGCCCTGCTCCCTCTCGGGCCGCGATGCCGTCGACGACGCGGAGCAGCTGTCCGTGGTGTGGTACCGACTCAAAGGCTCCACCCAGACGCACATCCACTCGCACGGCGACGGCAAGGATCAGAACGAGGACCAGGATCCGGCGTACCGTGGACGCACGGCCCTGCTCCTTGACGAGGTCGCCGCGGGGAACGTGTCGCTGAGGCTCAGTGCCGTCAGGCTGTCGGACGCCGGACGGTACCAGTGCACCGCTGACGCCGGAGACGGGAACCATGACAACGTTGACGTGGAGGTCCAAGTCGAAG CTATAGGTACGACGCCAGCGATTTTCACAGACAGACGTGGAAAAACACAGTTGAGCCTACGCTGTGTCTCCAGTGGGTGGAGTCCAGCGCCTGCTGTTGATTGGCTGGACGCTAAGGGGCGGAGCCTGCCCGCAGAGCCCACAGAGACGTGGCTGGAGCCGGAGGGCTTTAGGGTGGAACGACGCCTCCTGGTGGATAAGAAGTGGAATGACAGCAGCAGCTACCACTGTAAAGTCAGCCATATGGGACTGGTCAAAGAGACGCAGAAGAATGTCACAG ATGATGAGCCAGCGTTCAATCAGAAGTACATCATTCCGATCGTGTGCAGTGCAGTGACTGCACTCGTAGTTGTGATCACCACATCCAGAAGAT CTGGAGGACTCGGGGAGAGGGGAGCACGGTGTGTTATGAGACACTTCAGAGGGAGAGCTCACAG
- the LOC125297380 gene encoding butyrophilin subfamily 1 member A1-like isoform X3 codes for MMTGNFKLVGPGGPLVAVAGQDLVLPCSLSGRDAVDDAEQLSVVWYRLKGSTQTHIHSHGDGKDQNEDQDPAYRGRTALLLDEVAAGNVSLRLSAVRLSDAGRYQCTADAGDGNHDNVDVEVQVEAIGTTPAIFTDRRGKTQLSLRCVSSGWSPAPAVDWLDAKGRSLPAEPTETWLEPEGFRVERRLLVDKKWNDSSSYHCKVSHMGLVKETQKNVTDDEPAFNQKYIIPIVCSAVTALVVVITTSRRSGGLGERGARCVMRHFRGRAHSQKPWMNKEVCLLLKA; via the exons ATGATGACAG GTAATTTCAAGCTAGTCGGCCCTGGCGGCCCCCTGGTGGCCGTAGCAGGACAAGACCTGGTCCTGCCCTGCTCCCTCTCGGGCCGCGATGCCGTCGACGACGCGGAGCAGCTGTCCGTGGTGTGGTACCGACTCAAAGGCTCCACCCAGACGCACATCCACTCGCACGGCGACGGCAAGGATCAGAACGAGGACCAGGATCCGGCGTACCGTGGACGCACGGCCCTGCTCCTTGACGAGGTCGCCGCGGGGAACGTGTCGCTGAGGCTCAGTGCCGTCAGGCTGTCGGACGCCGGACGGTACCAGTGCACCGCTGACGCCGGAGACGGGAACCATGACAACGTTGACGTGGAGGTCCAAGTCGAAG CTATAGGTACGACGCCAGCGATTTTCACAGACAGACGTGGAAAAACACAGTTGAGCCTACGCTGTGTCTCCAGTGGGTGGAGTCCAGCGCCTGCTGTTGATTGGCTGGACGCTAAGGGGCGGAGCCTGCCCGCAGAGCCCACAGAGACGTGGCTGGAGCCGGAGGGCTTTAGGGTGGAACGACGCCTCCTGGTGGATAAGAAGTGGAATGACAGCAGCAGCTACCACTGTAAAGTCAGCCATATGGGACTGGTCAAAGAGACGCAGAAGAATGTCACAG ATGATGAGCCAGCGTTCAATCAGAAGTACATCATTCCGATCGTGTGCAGTGCAGTGACTGCACTCGTAGTTGTGATCACCACATCCAGAAGAT CTGGAGGACTCGGGGAGAGGGGAGCACGGTGTGTTATGAGACACTTCAGAGGGAGAGCTCACAG
- the LOC125297380 gene encoding butyrophilin subfamily 1 member A1-like isoform X2, with product MMTGLSHFCFSPLTYLWILFLCGGVACAPTGNFKLVGPGGPLVAVAGQDLVLPCSLSGRDAVDDAEQLSVVWYRLKGSTQTHIHSHGDGKDQNEDQDPAYRGRTALLLDEVAAGNVSLRLSAVRLSDAGRYQCTADAGDGNHDNVDVEVQVEAIGTTPAIFTDRRGKTQLSLRCVSSGWSPAPAVDWLDAKGRSLPAEPTETWLEPEGFRVERRLLVDKKWNDSSSYHCKVSHMGLVKETQKNVTDDEPAFNQKYIIPIVCSAVTALVVVITTSRRSGGLGERGARCVMRHFRGRAHRNEFPMTAPVASRPS from the exons ATGATGACAG GGTTGAGCCATTTCTGTTTTTCGCCGCTGACCTATCTCTGGATCCTGTTTCTCTGCGGGGGGGTGGCATGTGCACCCACAG GTAATTTCAAGCTAGTCGGCCCTGGCGGCCCCCTGGTGGCCGTAGCAGGACAAGACCTGGTCCTGCCCTGCTCCCTCTCGGGCCGCGATGCCGTCGACGACGCGGAGCAGCTGTCCGTGGTGTGGTACCGACTCAAAGGCTCCACCCAGACGCACATCCACTCGCACGGCGACGGCAAGGATCAGAACGAGGACCAGGATCCGGCGTACCGTGGACGCACGGCCCTGCTCCTTGACGAGGTCGCCGCGGGGAACGTGTCGCTGAGGCTCAGTGCCGTCAGGCTGTCGGACGCCGGACGGTACCAGTGCACCGCTGACGCCGGAGACGGGAACCATGACAACGTTGACGTGGAGGTCCAAGTCGAAG CTATAGGTACGACGCCAGCGATTTTCACAGACAGACGTGGAAAAACACAGTTGAGCCTACGCTGTGTCTCCAGTGGGTGGAGTCCAGCGCCTGCTGTTGATTGGCTGGACGCTAAGGGGCGGAGCCTGCCCGCAGAGCCCACAGAGACGTGGCTGGAGCCGGAGGGCTTTAGGGTGGAACGACGCCTCCTGGTGGATAAGAAGTGGAATGACAGCAGCAGCTACCACTGTAAAGTCAGCCATATGGGACTGGTCAAAGAGACGCAGAAGAATGTCACAG ATGATGAGCCAGCGTTCAATCAGAAGTACATCATTCCGATCGTGTGCAGTGCAGTGACTGCACTCGTAGTTGTGATCACCACATCCAGAAGAT CTGGAGGACTCGGGGAGAGGGGAGCACGGTGTGTTATGAGACACTTCAGAGGGAGAGCTCACAG AAATGAGTTCCCTATGACCGCTCCAGTGGCCTCCAGACCGTCATAA